CCGAATCTGCTGTGACGAGGTCGCCGGTGAATCTCACAGTGTCGATCAAGCGGCGGTGCCTCTCCGACAGGGCGTTGAGTCCCATGGTCGCTCTCCGCCAGAACGGGATTTCGAGGGTTTTCCCCTCTGCGTAGAGCGCGAGCGTCGTCTCGAGGGCAGCGAGCGAGGCCCCGTCGATTCGGACACCGCGTGCGATCGGATGGACTCTTAGCCGATCGACCAGGTCAGACGTGCCAACGATGATCCCCGCTTGGGGGCCCCCGATGAGCTTGTCGCCTGAGAAGAGCACGAGATCGGCGCCATCCGCAAGAGTCTGTTTCACTCCGGGTTCGTCGGAGAGCCACGCAGGTGGTGGCCCAGGTATCCACGGTACGGTTGCGTCAAGCAGCCCCGATCCGATGTCGGCGACGAAAGGAACTCCGTGCTCGGTGGCCACGTCGGCAACATCACGCCAGCTCGTTTCCTCCGTGAAGCCCTGCAAGATGTAGTTCGACGGGTGCACCTTTAACACGATGCCCGCCCCCAACGTGGCTCGTTCGTAGTCTGACTTGCGCGTCCGGTTTGTTGTGCCGACTTCGTCGATCAGTGCCCCACTGGCCGCCATGAGTTCTGGTAGACGAAACGAGCCCCCGATTTCAATCAATTCTCCACGTGACACAACGGTCCGTTGACCGTTCGAGAGGGCTGCGAGCGTGAGGAGTAACGCCGCGGCGTTGTTGTTTAGAACGAGCGCGGCCTCCGCACCTGTCAGCGCAGTGAGCAGCGCCTTGACGTACCCTGCCCTACCGCCGCGGTCGTGTGTCGATAGGTCGAATTCGAGGTTCGTCGACTCGCGCATTGCGGTGGCCGCGGCCTCTGCCGCTTCGGCGTGCAGGGGTGCCCGGCCAAGGTTGGTGTGCAGCAATACACCGGTTGCGTTGATGATTGGCCTCGTGGAGGCCACCGACAACACTGTGATGGTCGCGCGCGCGGACTGATCAGCCGGGCGCGGACTGCTCCCGACCTGAAGATCGCGTCTTGTCTCGTCGATTGCGCGGCGTGCGATATCAACGATGAGCGCTTCTGGGAGGCCTGTCGAAAATTTCTCGGCGCTCAAGGTTTGCACGAGGGTGTCGACACCCGGGAGATCGCGTAGGCTCATGTGGCGCAGCATACCCGCCGCGGTATCCTTCAATGTATGCGAACTTCCAGCTTCCTGTTTCTTCTCTTTGTGGCGATGCCGATCGCAGAGATCGCGCTTTTTCTCAGAGTTTCAAACTCGGTCGGCTGGGGGTCCACGTTGCTGTTTGTCATCATGACGGCGCTTATCGGCGCGGCCCTTGTTTCCCGCCAGAGCCGGGTCGCATGGCAGCAGGTTCAGACGACGTTTGCGCAGGGCGAAATTCCGACTAAGGAAATAGCGCACGGTTCGATGATCTTGGTGTCCGGCGCATTGTTGGTAACACCCGGGTTCATCACGGATGCCATCGGATTTGCGTTGCTGATACCGGGCATACGAGAAGTTCTCCGGATTTTCGCGATTCGTATGTTTCGCGGGCGACTACGGGTGCAGACCTTCGGCGGTCCGTTTGCAGGCCCAAATGGACCTTTCCCGAATGCGCCAACCGAGCCCGACAATGACGATCCCCCTCCCGGTGTGATTGACGTATGACGACCGAAAGTAGCGCGCCGCGGCCTGCATCGACTGTCTGTGCCGTACGCCAGAACGGTGATCGCTTAGAGGTCCTTATGGTCAAGCGAGGTCCTACCGCAAAGTTCATGGCGAATGCTTGGGTGTTTCCCGGTGGGGTTCTCGACCCCGAGGACGGTCTTGCTGAAGCTGTTGCCCTGACCGGCGTCGATGACGCCCTCGCGCCTTGGGTTTCAGCTGCAGCACGTGAGCTCTGCGAGGAGACCGGCATCTGGGTCACTACTGAAGGGGCTTGGGTCGCTAGCGGCTTCGCTCGCGCCCTGCGCAACGCAACGGTGAACGAACACCTGGCCGCAAGCGGCCGCCGGTGGGCAGGCGCAAGCTTTTCGTGGTTTACGACATGGGTGACGCCGACGATTGTGCCTATGCGTTTCGAGGCGCGATTCTTTGCAGTTGGACTCCCGATGGGTATCGACCCTGACCCCGACCCGGGAGAAATTGCGGACGCGGAGTGGATCCATCCGGGCGATGCTGTGAAACGTTCTGAATCGGGTGAGTGGACGGTACCATTTCCGACCGCACGAACGCTTGAGACGATTTCCCGTTACGAGTCTGTATCAGCATGGCTTGGGCACATCGAGGCGCTCGACCAGGTCGACGTGATCCAGCCGAGGATGAGGATTCTCGACGACGACTCATTCGAGGTTCTGCTCCCCGGCGACGACGGTTTCGATGCGGTGGGCGACCTTCCGGCGAACCCGCAGGCGTTGAGCCGTGCCGCGTCGGTCGCTCTCAAGTCTGGCGACGGGTCGATGGTCGAGGTCTCGAATGCGAGTTGAACGCGTCCTGTGCCCGAACCCCGGTCCGTACACGGGTCGTGGGACGAACACCTACGTGATCGCTGACAGCGGGGTCGCCCTCATTCTCGATCCAGGGCCGATCATCGGCATCCATCTCGACGCGATCCGTCACGCTCTTGGGTCCGACGAGGTGATCGGTGTAGCCGTGACCCACACTCATCCCGACCACGCACCCGCGGCGAATCCGCTGGGAAATGAGTTTGGGGTGCCGGTGTACGGTTTTCGTCCCGGTCCCGAGTTCGAGCCGTCTGACACGCTTGCGCACGGCGACGTCCTGGAGGTCGGCTCGTACTCCCTCAGCGTGATCCACACTCCCGGTCACACGGATGACCATCTGTGTTATCTAGGCGACGATGTTCTGTTTAGCGGCGATCACATTATTTCGGGATCGACAGTCATTCTCGAAGACGCTACCGCATACATGGAGTCGCTCGATGTTGTTGACATGGTCGCTCCCGAGGTCATTCTCCCCGGCCATGGCGAACGAATTGAAGATGGGCGGGCCGCAATACAGGCCTACATTGCGCATCGCACGATGCGTGAGGATCAGTTCGTTGCTGCCATCGCCGCGGGCGCATCGAGTGTCGGCGACATTGTTGACGCCGTGTACACGGGCTTGGCGAGCGCCCTCGTGCCGGCAGCTATGCATCAGGTGGGCGTCGTATTGCAAAAGCTTGCCAAGGATCAACGAATCGACGAGTGGGATGGCAACGTTCTGGCTGCGACCCGACTTTCCTTGAGCACCGGCACATCGTGAAACGGCTGCTGCTTGTGTTCTCGTTGGTTGCGGTGGTGATTGCACCGGCGTACGCAGCCCGCGACATCACGCAGTCCGATCTCGACGCCGCCGACAGAGAGCGGATCGCGTCTCAGGATCGGCTAATCGATGCGACTACCGAATACGAACAGAGCATCGTGCGTCTCGACGAGTTGCAGAGCGAGGTCGCTCGCCTGTCAATTTCCCTAACCCGGACAGAGGCAGAACTCGCCGTGACCCGCGAGAGTGCCGCCGCGCTGCTTGGGGAAATCTATCGACGCAACGAGTTGACAGGTATCGGCACCTTCTTCACCACGGCGGACATTGGTGAAGCAGCAATCAAGTTGGAGTACCTCAGCCGTCTCACCTCCCGCGAGACGGCGGCGATTGGGCGCGTAGAGGCCTTGTCCGCTAGTTACGCCGCGCAGGGGGAGCGGATGACTGATGCGTTGGAGCGCCAGGTCGTGACGAACGAACGGCTCGCTGTGCTGGCCGAACAGATCATCAGCGAACTCGATCGTGCCAACGAGGCCTACAAGGAGATCACCGCGGCGTACGAAGAGCAGGAGTACCGCAAGTGGCTGGCAACGTCCACGACGACCACCACGACGACGACCACCACCACAACGACCGCGGCGCCGGTGGTGACCTCGACGACAACCGTCCCGACAAGTACGACAACTGTTCCGACAAGTACGACTACCACAACGCCTCCTCCTGAACCGCCACCGCCTCCTCCGCCAGTAGGTGGTTTCGCGTGTCCGGTCGACGGCGCAAGCTCGTTTGTCGATACCTGGGGTGCCCGCCGCTCGGGAGGCCGTTCGCATCAGGGTGTTGACATGATTGCGGTGCGAGGAACGCCGCTCGTAGCGATCGAAGCCGGGGTTGTGAAGCGGATGAGTAGCGGGTCGCTGGGTGGCATCACCGTGTGGTTGAAAGCGGCCAACGGCGACGAGTACTACTACGCCCACATGGATGGTTGGGCGCCGGGGCTTTCGGTAGGCCAATCGTTGGCGGCCGGTGAGCTGCTGGGTTACATCGGCAACTCAGGAAATGCCCGCTACACCGTCACGCATGTCCACTTCGAGTACCACCCCGGCGGAGGTGGCGCCGTCAACCCCTACCCACTCGTGAAGGGCCTCTGCGGGTAACAGACGAAGCGCGGCCCTTCACACAGACCGTTCTGGCGTCCAATAGTGCAGCAGGATCCTGCACTATTGGACGCCAGAACGGGTTTTTTTTCTGTGTTGTCCTCGCCCTTTTCGGTCGGGACTATGCGTTGACTGGGTAGTCGATGCCGTTTGAGACCTTGACGATTGCTTTCCAACCGGCCTGTTGGGCCTCCAGGTCGTGGAAGTGCACATGCTCCATGCGTTCGAGCGAGCCGGTTACCTTCTTCGGCCGTGATGCGAAAAACTCGCCGTTGACATCGTCGCCAAACTCCAACGCCTGCAAATACCGCGACGCCCCCGTGGCGGTGGAGTGTTTCATGCCGAGAAACTTGGGGGAGTACTTGAACATTGGAAGCATGACATATTTCATGAAGGCGTTCGCGTTCCGCCCCGCGTCGGTGTCCGGTGCGCTTCCCGGAGAGATGGTGTTCACCGTCACGCCGTCGGGCAGTTTTTTCGCGAGCTGCTGGCTCCACCAAGCAACGAACATCTTTGCGTTTGCATACGACACCGCGGCCTTGAACTTCTTGGGTTCTTCTCCACGGATCACAGATACCGCAGTTGCGACAAGGTCGCCGCCGTACCGCTTGGACGCATCGCTGAGATCGGTCACCTTGAAGGTCGGCATGTCGCCGCGAGCTGCCTCTGACCCGGCAATCACGATTTTCGCCCTCTCTGCCAGCAGGCCATCCTCAAGGATCTGCATCGTGAGCTGATGATGTCCAATAAGCGAAGAAGAGAAGGTCATATCGATACCGCTGTCGGTCTGACGTAGTTCGCTTCCCGAGACCAGTCCTGCGTTCAGTAGCAGGAAGTCAATGGTGTCTCCGTTGGCGGCAAGCTCCGCCGCGGCCGCCTTGACGCTGGCCGGTTTGTTAAGGTCGAGCGCAAGTGGTGAAAACACGTCCTTCCCGGTCCGTTGTGCAAGGGTGGCCGAGGCTGCTTTAGCTTTAGCTTCGGTGCGCCCGGTCACGGTCACCTTCGCCCATCCGGCTTCAGCGAGTTGGGCCGCTGCTTCCAGGC
This is a stretch of genomic DNA from Acidobacteriota bacterium. It encodes these proteins:
- a CDS encoding NUDIX hydrolase encodes the protein MTTESSAPRPASTVCAVRQNGDRLEVLMVKRGPTAKFMANAWVFPGGVLDPEDGLAEAVALTGVDDALAPWVSAAARELCEETGIWVTTEGAWVASGFARALRNATVNEHLAASGRRWAGASFSWFTTWVTPTIVPMRFEARFFAVGLPMGIDPDPDPGEIADAEWIHPGDAVKRSESGEWTVPFPTARTLETISRYESVSAWLGHIEALDQVDVIQPRMRILDDDSFEVLLPGDDGFDAVGDLPANPQALSRAASVALKSGDGSMVEVSNAS
- the selA gene encoding L-seryl-tRNA(Sec) selenium transferase, with the translated sequence MSLRDLPGVDTLVQTLSAEKFSTGLPEALIVDIARRAIDETRRDLQVGSSPRPADQSARATITVLSVASTRPIINATGVLLHTNLGRAPLHAEAAEAAATAMRESTNLEFDLSTHDRGGRAGYVKALLTALTGAEAALVLNNNAAALLLTLAALSNGQRTVVSRGELIEIGGSFRLPELMAASGALIDEVGTTNRTRKSDYERATLGAGIVLKVHPSNYILQGFTEETSWRDVADVATEHGVPFVADIGSGLLDATVPWIPGPPPAWLSDEPGVKQTLADGADLVLFSGDKLIGGPQAGIIVGTSDLVDRLRVHPIARGVRIDGASLAALETTLALYAEGKTLEIPFWRRATMGLNALSERHRRLIDTVRFTGDLVTADSVPGAGTVPGVGIPSIVATFECNADDVWHKLLDRHTPILARRRDGCLVIDLRSVDETRDGEIANALNTV
- a CDS encoding SDR family NAD(P)-dependent oxidoreductase, whose protein sequence is MTSNTNHALVTGATSGLGLEAAAQLAEAGWAKVTVTGRTEAKAKAASATLAQRTGKDVFSPLALDLNKPASVKAAAAELAANGDTIDFLLLNAGLVSGSELRQTDSGIDMTFSSSLIGHHQLTMQILEDGLLAERAKIVIAGSEAARGDMPTFKVTDLSDASKRYGGDLVATAVSVIRGEEPKKFKAAVSYANAKMFVAWWSQQLAKKLPDGVTVNTISPGSAPDTDAGRNANAFMKYVMLPMFKYSPKFLGMKHSTATGASRYLQALEFGDDVNGEFFASRPKKVTGSLERMEHVHFHDLEAQQAGWKAIVKVSNGIDYPVNA
- a CDS encoding MBL fold metallo-hydrolase, which encodes MRVERVLCPNPGPYTGRGTNTYVIADSGVALILDPGPIIGIHLDAIRHALGSDEVIGVAVTHTHPDHAPAANPLGNEFGVPVYGFRPGPEFEPSDTLAHGDVLEVGSYSLSVIHTPGHTDDHLCYLGDDVLFSGDHIISGSTVILEDATAYMESLDVVDMVAPEVILPGHGERIEDGRAAIQAYIAHRTMREDQFVAAIAAGASSVGDIVDAVYTGLASALVPAAMHQVGVVLQKLAKDQRIDEWDGNVLAATRLSLSTGTS
- a CDS encoding FxsA family protein, encoding MRTSSFLFLLFVAMPIAEIALFLRVSNSVGWGSTLLFVIMTALIGAALVSRQSRVAWQQVQTTFAQGEIPTKEIAHGSMILVSGALLVTPGFITDAIGFALLIPGIREVLRIFAIRMFRGRLRVQTFGGPFAGPNGPFPNAPTEPDNDDPPPGVIDV
- a CDS encoding peptidoglycan DD-metalloendopeptidase family protein; translated protein: MGWQRSGCDPTFLEHRHIVKRLLLVFSLVAVVIAPAYAARDITQSDLDAADRERIASQDRLIDATTEYEQSIVRLDELQSEVARLSISLTRTEAELAVTRESAAALLGEIYRRNELTGIGTFFTTADIGEAAIKLEYLSRLTSRETAAIGRVEALSASYAAQGERMTDALERQVVTNERLAVLAEQIISELDRANEAYKEITAAYEEQEYRKWLATSTTTTTTTTTTTTTAAPVVTSTTTVPTSTTTVPTSTTTTTPPPEPPPPPPPVGGFACPVDGASSFVDTWGARRSGGRSHQGVDMIAVRGTPLVAIEAGVVKRMSSGSLGGITVWLKAANGDEYYYAHMDGWAPGLSVGQSLAAGELLGYIGNSGNARYTVTHVHFEYHPGGGGAVNPYPLVKGLCG